A window of Salvelinus alpinus chromosome 31, SLU_Salpinus.1, whole genome shotgun sequence contains these coding sequences:
- the chrnb1l gene encoding cholinergic receptor, nicotinic, beta 1 (muscle) like, with product MTMRMKMGERIDLFLWVVSACLCLTLTGASETERLLHQKIFQNYNLKVRPAKQWEEKVQVRVGMTLSQLVSLNEKNEEMTTNVFMNMAWTDYRLSWNPEDYDNIDVLRIPPNKVWRPDIYLINNNDGQFDVALYVNVLVYSDGTVNWLPPAIYRSSCPIEVAYFPFDWQNCTMVFRSYTYDSSEVDLQYALDEKGEEIHEIIIDENTFTENGEWAICHKPSRKNVNPEDLYEDITFYLIIERKPLFYVVNIIVPCILTMVLAIFVFYLPPGACEKMTLSISVLIALTVFMLLLADKVPETSLAIPLIVNYVMFTMILVTFSVILSVVVLNLHHRTPYTHIMPPWVRKVFIHFLPKYLGMQRPHPEEPLEEEPSDDTPIQSIDGRRPGGEYFFRKINPELVLPWRGRSESTVQLQRFFDSDNYCLILPPDLKSAIAAVTYMAEQLKKQDGTDSETGDWQYIAIVVDRLFLWLFVIITTLGTLAMFMDAKLNYTPDEPFPLRT from the exons ATGACTATGAGGATGAAGATGGGAGAGAGGATTGACCTTTTCCTGTGGGTGGTGTCTGCTTGCCTCTGCCTCACTCTCACTG gtgcgtcagagacagagaggctgcTTCACCAGAAGATCTTCCAGAACTACAACCTGAAGGTCCGGCCAGCTAAACAATGGGAGGAGAAAGTCCAGGTCCGCGTGGGGATGACCCTCTCCCAGCTCGTCAGCCTG aatGAGAAGAACGAGGAGATGACAACCAATGTGTTCATGAATATG gcgTGGACCGACTACAGATTATCATGGAATCCAGAGGATTACGATAATATAGATGTCCTCAGGATTCCTCCCAACAAGGTGTGGCGGCCAGATATCTACCTCATCAACAA TAATGATGGTCAGTTTGACGTGGCTCTGTATGTCAACGTGTTGGTCTACAGTGATGGGACAGTCAACTGGCTGCCTCCTGCTATCTACCGCAGCAGCTGCCCTATAGAG GTGGCGTACTTTCCGTTTGACTGGCAGAACTGCACCATGGTGTTCCGCTCCTACACCTACGACTCATCAGAGGTGGACCTGCAGTATGCCCTGgatgagaaaggagaggagatacATGAGATTATCATAGATGAGAACACCTTCACTG AGAACGGGGAGTGGGCGATCTGCCATAAGCCCAGCAGAAAGAACGTGAACCCCGAGGACCTGTATGAAGACATCACCTTCTACCTTATCATCGAGAGGAAGCCTCTCTTCTACGTCGTTAACATCATCGTGCCCTGCATCCTCACCATGGTCCTGGCCATCTTTGTCTTCTATCTACCACCTGGCGCAT gtgaGAAGATGACCCTGTCTATCTCTGTCCTCATCGCTCTCACTGTGTTCATGCTGCTGCTGGCTGACAAGGTCCCCGAGACCTCCCTGGCCATCCCTCTTATTGTTAACTATGTCATGTTCACCATGATCCTGGTCACCTTCTCAGTCATCCTCAGTGTGGTGGTCCTCAACTTGCACCATCGGACCCCCTACACACACATTATGCCCCCTTGGGTGCGCAAG GTGTTCATCCACTTCCTGCCGAAGTACCTGGGCATGCAGAGGCCCCACCCAGAGGAGCCTTTGGAGGAGGAGCCTAGTGATGACACGCCCATCCAGAGCATCGACGGACGCAGGCCGGGGGGAGAGTACTTCTTCAGGAAGATCAACCCTGAACTGGTCCTACCCTGGAGAGGCAG gaGTGAGAGTACAGTACAGCTCCAGAGGTTCTTTGACAGTGACAACTACTGTCTGATCCTCCCCCCGGACCTCAAGTCAGCCATCGCTGCCGTCACATACATGGCTGAGCAGCTGAAGAAGCAGGATGGCACCGACTCG GAGACAGGAGACTGGCAGTACATAGCCATCGTGGTGGACAGGCTGTTCCTGTGGCTGTTTGTCATCATCACTACTCTGGGGACTCTGGCCATGTTCATGGACGCCAAACTCAACTACACCCCAGACGAACCTTTCCCCCTGAGAACGTAG